One genomic region from Gemmobacter aquarius encodes:
- the trkA gene encoding Trk system potassium transporter TrkA, with protein MKVIICGAGQVGWQIARQLSGEKNDVTLIDVNADLVRRASDTLDVQGVVGFASYPDVLEKAGARDADMIIAATHSDEVNMVACQVAHSIFSVPRKIARLRAQSYLDAIYSDLYRRDHLPIDVVISPEREVAEAALQRLAAPATFDTESFMLGRAQLLGIQLDGDCPVLNTPLRQLNELFPSLRAIVVGVRRDGRLFAPEAGDQLFAADQIYVFAHSEDVNRALEIFGKQTKKQERIVIIGGGNVGLGVARALEARTDRVRAKVIEKNRAVAERAADALERTIVLNGDGMDMDILMEAAIDRADAVLAVTDDDKTNILVAVRAKQAGCKMSIALVNDPTLAPLMGPLDIDAYINPRATTVSSILRHIRHGKVRAIYSLGDSEAEMIEAQVLSTSPLAGKLIRDVEFPEGVLVGALMKGEKVVKPTGDLRIEAGDVIALFVMASDVREVERLLQVSIDFF; from the coding sequence ATGAAGGTGATCATCTGCGGCGCGGGGCAGGTCGGCTGGCAGATTGCCCGCCAGTTGTCGGGCGAGAAGAACGACGTGACGCTGATCGACGTGAACGCCGATCTGGTGCGGCGGGCGTCGGATACGCTGGATGTGCAGGGCGTCGTCGGATTTGCCTCGTATCCCGATGTGCTTGAAAAGGCCGGGGCGCGGGATGCCGACATGATCATCGCCGCGACCCATTCGGACGAGGTGAACATGGTGGCCTGTCAGGTCGCCCATTCGATCTTTTCTGTACCCCGCAAAATCGCGCGGCTGCGGGCGCAAAGCTATCTGGATGCGATCTATTCCGACCTTTACCGCCGTGACCACCTGCCCATCGACGTGGTGATCAGCCCCGAGCGCGAGGTGGCCGAGGCGGCCTTGCAGCGGCTGGCCGCACCCGCGACCTTTGACACAGAAAGTTTCATGCTGGGCCGAGCGCAGCTTTTGGGCATCCAGCTGGACGGGGATTGTCCGGTTCTGAACACGCCGCTGCGGCAGTTGAACGAGTTGTTCCCTTCGCTGCGGGCCATCGTGGTGGGGGTGCGCCGCGACGGACGGCTGTTCGCACCCGAAGCGGGCGACCAGTTGTTCGCCGCAGACCAGATTTACGTCTTTGCCCATTCCGAGGACGTGAACCGCGCCTTGGAAATCTTTGGAAAGCAAACGAAAAAGCAGGAACGCATCGTCATAATCGGCGGGGGCAACGTGGGCCTTGGCGTGGCCCGCGCGCTTGAGGCGCGGACCGACAGGGTGCGTGCCAAGGTGATCGAGAAGAACCGCGCCGTGGCCGAACGGGCGGCCGACGCGCTGGAGCGGACCATCGTGCTGAACGGCGACGGGATGGATATGGACATCCTGATGGAAGCCGCCATCGACCGCGCCGATGCGGTGCTGGCGGTGACCGATGACGACAAGACCAACATCCTTGTCGCCGTGCGCGCCAAGCAGGCGGGCTGCAAGATGTCGATCGCGCTGGTGAACGACCCGACGCTTGCGCCCCTGATGGGGCCGCTGGATATCGACGCCTATATCAACCCGCGGGCAACCACGGTGTCGTCGATCCTGCGCCATATCCGGCATGGCAAGGTGCGGGCGATCTATTCGCTCGGCGACAGCGAGGCCGAGATGATCGAGGCGCAGGTGCTGTCGACCTCGCCACTGGCGGGAAAGCTGATCAGGGATGTCGAATTTCCCGAAGGCGTGCTGGTCGGCGCGCTGATGAAGGGCGAAAAGGTGGTG